From Chryseobacterium gallinarum, one genomic window encodes:
- a CDS encoding phage holin family protein, with protein MKELLIYKKNAIALLAAVEKPAIVVPTLGLVTFSDSILGIFLLLGLMTVDFITGVLASWNMWKNSKIQSNFWRYGFSSSRIRLSIIKSVTYFFFIICSYGIEVIFRIKSFGSNNYTDHDLTLSLVSIAIACAVEFYSIFFENLPRAGFDIWSYFKKITAKIKSGITTIKDITDGDNNSSA; from the coding sequence ATGAAAGAATTACTTATTTATAAAAAAAATGCAATTGCTTTATTGGCTGCTGTAGAGAAACCGGCAATTGTAGTGCCAACACTAGGTCTTGTAACATTTTCGGACTCTATTTTGGGCATTTTTCTTTTGCTCGGCCTTATGACTGTAGATTTTATTACGGGGGTTCTGGCCTCCTGGAATATGTGGAAAAATTCAAAGATACAAAGTAATTTTTGGCGTTACGGCTTTTCAAGTTCCCGAATAAGATTGTCAATTATAAAGAGTGTTACTTATTTCTTTTTTATCATTTGCTCATATGGTATAGAGGTGATTTTCAGAATAAAAAGTTTTGGGTCCAATAATTATACCGATCATGATTTAACATTATCACTTGTATCTATTGCAATAGCTTGCGCAGTTGAGTTTTACTCAATATTTTTTGAAAATCTACCTAGGGCCGGCTTTGATATCTGGAGCTATTTTAAAAAAATTACCGCAAAAATAAAGTCTGGTATAACAACAATAAAAGATATAACTGATGGAGATAATAACAGCTCTGCATAA